The proteins below are encoded in one region of Apium graveolens cultivar Ventura chromosome 4, ASM990537v1, whole genome shotgun sequence:
- the LOC141720698 gene encoding phosphoglycerate mutase-like protein 1 isoform X3 translates to MDGCGGSTLFPLHRCKTIHLVRHAQGIHNVEGDKNYKAYMSPEYFDAHLTQLGWQQVDNLRKHVHACELLKKVDLVITSPLLRTMQTAVGVFGGEGYTDRMDVIPLMAANAGNSGRPAISSLNSPPIIAVELCREHLGVHPCDKRRRISEYQYLFPAIDFSLIESDEDLLWKANIRETQQELAERGRNFLNWLWTRKEKEIAIVTHSGFLFHTLKEFGKDCNPLMRKEICKHFANCELRSLVIVDNSMIGSDSSTTNYPGKIPPGPGVGDVDEFVKKDEPKS, encoded by the exons ATGGATGGCTGTGGAGGCTCAACTTTGTTCCCATTACACCGATGTAAAACGATTCATCTG GTGAGGCATGCGCAAGGAATTCACAATGTTGAAGGAGATAAGAACTATAAAGCATATATGTCCCCTGAATATTTTGATGCACACCTTACACAACTAGGTTGGCAGCAG GTAGATAACTTGCGTAAGCATGTTCACGCATGTGAACTCCTCAAGAAGGTTGATTTAGTCATAACTTCTCCGTTGCTAAG GACCATGCAAACAGCTGTCGGAGTATTTGGTGGAGAGGGTTACACAGATAGGATGGATGTGATACCGCTTATGGCAGCTAATGCAGGAAATAGTGGCCGTCCTGCTATCTCAAGTTTAAACTCTCCACCTATCATTGCAGTAGAACTTTGCCGTGAACATTTG GGTGTTCATCCTTGTGATAAGAGACGAAGAATCAGTGAATATCAATACCTCTTCCCGGCAATTGATTTTTCATTG ATAGAGTCTGATGAGGATTTGTTATGGAAGGCTAATATTAGAGAGACACAACAAGAACTTGCAGAAAGGGGAAGGAATTTTTTAAACTG GTTATGGACGCGGAAAGAGAAGGAGATAGCAATTGTTACACACAGTGGATTCTTGTTTCATACACTCAAAGAATTTGGCAAAGATTGTAATCCTTTAATGAGAAAAGAAATATGCAAACA TTTTGCGAATTGTGAGCTTCGTTCTTTGGTGATCGTGGACAACAG CATGATTGGATCAGATTCTTCGACGACTAATTATCCAGGAAAGATTCCTCCTGGGCCAGGAGTTGGTGATGTTGATGAGTTTGTGAAGAAAGATGAACCAAAGTCCTGA
- the LOC141720698 gene encoding phosphoglycerate mutase-like protein 1 isoform X4, whose product MDGCGGSTLFPLHRCKTIHLVRHAQGIHNVEGDKNYKAYMSPEYFDAHLTQLGWQQVDNLRKHVHACELLKKVDLVITSPLLRTMQTAVGVFGGEGYTDRMDVIPLMAANAGNSGRPAISSLNSPPIIAVELCREHLGVHPCDKRRRISEYQYLFPAIDFSLIESDEDLLWKANIRETQQELAERGRNFLNCFANCELRSLVIVDNSMIGSDSSTTNYPGKIPPGPGVGDVDEFVKKDEPKS is encoded by the exons ATGGATGGCTGTGGAGGCTCAACTTTGTTCCCATTACACCGATGTAAAACGATTCATCTG GTGAGGCATGCGCAAGGAATTCACAATGTTGAAGGAGATAAGAACTATAAAGCATATATGTCCCCTGAATATTTTGATGCACACCTTACACAACTAGGTTGGCAGCAG GTAGATAACTTGCGTAAGCATGTTCACGCATGTGAACTCCTCAAGAAGGTTGATTTAGTCATAACTTCTCCGTTGCTAAG GACCATGCAAACAGCTGTCGGAGTATTTGGTGGAGAGGGTTACACAGATAGGATGGATGTGATACCGCTTATGGCAGCTAATGCAGGAAATAGTGGCCGTCCTGCTATCTCAAGTTTAAACTCTCCACCTATCATTGCAGTAGAACTTTGCCGTGAACATTTG GGTGTTCATCCTTGTGATAAGAGACGAAGAATCAGTGAATATCAATACCTCTTCCCGGCAATTGATTTTTCATTG ATAGAGTCTGATGAGGATTTGTTATGGAAGGCTAATATTAGAGAGACACAACAAGAACTTGCAGAAAGGGGAAGGAATTTTTTAAACTG TTTTGCGAATTGTGAGCTTCGTTCTTTGGTGATCGTGGACAACAG CATGATTGGATCAGATTCTTCGACGACTAATTATCCAGGAAAGATTCCTCCTGGGCCAGGAGTTGGTGATGTTGATGAGTTTGTGAAGAAAGATGAACCAAAGTCCTGA
- the LOC141720698 gene encoding phosphoglycerate mutase-like protein 1 isoform X2 codes for MDGCGGSTLFPLHRCKTIHLVRHAQGIHNVEGDKNYKAYMSPEYFDAHLTQLGWQQVDNLRKHVHACELLKKVDLVITSPLLRTMQTAVGVFGGEGYTDRMDVIPLMAANAGNSGRPAISSLNSPPIIAVELCREHLGVHPCDKRRRISEYQYLFPAIDFSLIESDEDLLWKANIRETQQELAERGRNFLNWLWTRKEKEIAIVTHSGFLFHTLKEFGKDCNPLMRKEICKHGRSLKITNWWLKFESSLILLMVTQPPIKFQAATTILNSVQTLATKMQLTGKERQKILKFCEL; via the exons ATGGATGGCTGTGGAGGCTCAACTTTGTTCCCATTACACCGATGTAAAACGATTCATCTG GTGAGGCATGCGCAAGGAATTCACAATGTTGAAGGAGATAAGAACTATAAAGCATATATGTCCCCTGAATATTTTGATGCACACCTTACACAACTAGGTTGGCAGCAG GTAGATAACTTGCGTAAGCATGTTCACGCATGTGAACTCCTCAAGAAGGTTGATTTAGTCATAACTTCTCCGTTGCTAAG GACCATGCAAACAGCTGTCGGAGTATTTGGTGGAGAGGGTTACACAGATAGGATGGATGTGATACCGCTTATGGCAGCTAATGCAGGAAATAGTGGCCGTCCTGCTATCTCAAGTTTAAACTCTCCACCTATCATTGCAGTAGAACTTTGCCGTGAACATTTG GGTGTTCATCCTTGTGATAAGAGACGAAGAATCAGTGAATATCAATACCTCTTCCCGGCAATTGATTTTTCATTG ATAGAGTCTGATGAGGATTTGTTATGGAAGGCTAATATTAGAGAGACACAACAAGAACTTGCAGAAAGGGGAAGGAATTTTTTAAACTG GTTATGGACGCGGAAAGAGAAGGAGATAGCAATTGTTACACACAGTGGATTCTTGTTTCATACACTCAAAGAATTTGGCAAAGATTGTAATCCTTTAATGAGAAAAGAAATATGCAAACA TGGCCGTAGTTTGAAAATTACAAATTGGTGGCTGAAGTTCGAGTCGAGTTTGATCCTGCTTATGGTAACTCAGCCACCGATTAAATTTCAAGCTGCAACCACTATTTTGAACTCGGTGCAGACATTGGCGACCAAAATGCAACTGACTGGAAAAGAAAGACAGAAAATACTCAAG TTTTGCGAATTGTGA
- the LOC141720698 gene encoding phosphoglycerate mutase-like protein 1 isoform X1 has protein sequence MDGCGGSTLFPLHRCKTIHLVRHAQGIHNVEGDKNYKAYMSPEYFDAHLTQLGWQQVDNLRKHVHACELLKKVDLVITSPLLRTMQTAVGVFGGEGYTDRMDVIPLMAANAGNSGRPAISSLNSPPIIAVELCREHLGVHPCDKRRRISEYQYLFPAIDFSLIESDEDLLWKANIRETQQELAERGRNFLNWLWTRKEKEIAIVTHSGFLFHTLKEFGKDCNPLMRKEICKHSGRSLKITNWWLKFESSLILLMVTQPPIKFQAATTILNSVQTLATKMQLTGKERQKILKFCEL, from the exons ATGGATGGCTGTGGAGGCTCAACTTTGTTCCCATTACACCGATGTAAAACGATTCATCTG GTGAGGCATGCGCAAGGAATTCACAATGTTGAAGGAGATAAGAACTATAAAGCATATATGTCCCCTGAATATTTTGATGCACACCTTACACAACTAGGTTGGCAGCAG GTAGATAACTTGCGTAAGCATGTTCACGCATGTGAACTCCTCAAGAAGGTTGATTTAGTCATAACTTCTCCGTTGCTAAG GACCATGCAAACAGCTGTCGGAGTATTTGGTGGAGAGGGTTACACAGATAGGATGGATGTGATACCGCTTATGGCAGCTAATGCAGGAAATAGTGGCCGTCCTGCTATCTCAAGTTTAAACTCTCCACCTATCATTGCAGTAGAACTTTGCCGTGAACATTTG GGTGTTCATCCTTGTGATAAGAGACGAAGAATCAGTGAATATCAATACCTCTTCCCGGCAATTGATTTTTCATTG ATAGAGTCTGATGAGGATTTGTTATGGAAGGCTAATATTAGAGAGACACAACAAGAACTTGCAGAAAGGGGAAGGAATTTTTTAAACTG GTTATGGACGCGGAAAGAGAAGGAGATAGCAATTGTTACACACAGTGGATTCTTGTTTCATACACTCAAAGAATTTGGCAAAGATTGTAATCCTTTAATGAGAAAAGAAATATGCAAACA TAGTGGCCGTAGTTTGAAAATTACAAATTGGTGGCTGAAGTTCGAGTCGAGTTTGATCCTGCTTATGGTAACTCAGCCACCGATTAAATTTCAAGCTGCAACCACTATTTTGAACTCGGTGCAGACATTGGCGACCAAAATGCAACTGACTGGAAAAGAAAGACAGAAAATACTCAAG TTTTGCGAATTGTGA